The following are encoded in a window of Telmatobacter sp. DSM 110680 genomic DNA:
- a CDS encoding DUF4337 domain-containing protein, which translates to MEPNEVQELKEHAEHGSSESELRPVAFTMSVLAVLVAIMTVLGHRTHTEAVLDQNKATDQWNQYQSQKIRAYNTSLNADLLNSLTVADKQKAQDTLKHYADHQAKWNDDLKEDQEKAKTLEEKVEQAEARANRFDLSEALLEIGLVITSVTLLTRSRIYWYLGIIFSLGGVASALSVLALQ; encoded by the coding sequence ATGGAACCCAATGAAGTTCAGGAATTAAAGGAGCACGCCGAGCACGGATCAAGCGAGTCGGAATTGCGTCCGGTAGCGTTTACGATGAGCGTGTTGGCCGTGCTGGTGGCGATTATGACCGTGCTTGGCCATCGCACTCACACTGAGGCTGTGCTCGACCAGAACAAGGCGACGGATCAGTGGAATCAATATCAAAGTCAGAAGATTCGCGCCTACAACACAAGCCTCAACGCCGACCTGTTGAATAGCCTAACCGTCGCCGACAAGCAAAAGGCACAAGATACGTTGAAGCACTATGCAGATCACCAGGCTAAGTGGAACGACGATCTGAAGGAAGATCAGGAGAAGGCCAAGACGCTGGAAGAAAAAGTCGAACAAGCCGAAGCTCGTGCTAATCGATTCGATCTATCCGAAGCGCTGCTTGAAATCGGCCTCGTGATCACGTCGGTCACGCTGCTTACGCGCAGCCGGATCTACTGGTATCTGGGCATCATCTTTTCACTCGGCGGCGTCGCATCGGCGCTTTCGGTACTGGCTCTTCAGTAG
- the cysS gene encoding cysteine--tRNA ligase: MPMRLFNTLSGQVDELVPMDGKELRMYACGPTVYDYGHIGNFRTFLEIDVLRRFLKLSGMPIRHVMNITDVDDKIIRNAAAAGVPIGEYTPKYVNAFFEDLDALGVERPEIIARATEAIDRMVELIQKLAEVGAAYRTEDGSWYFRLKAFPEYGKLSKKDLSGMEDGARVDVDEYEKDSARDFALWKAAKPGETSWDTPIGRGRPGWHIECSAMSMKFLGDSFDLHAGGEDLMFPHHENEIAQSESVTHKPLAHHWMHVRFLLVDGRKMSKSEGNFYTLRDLLLKGYKASAIRLALISVPYRHQLNFTFDGLVDATAAIDRLRTFNSRLVKGTFADGENPEVQAAAKKAHEDYLAALGNDLNTAEARAPIFELVRLSNTAMDQGKFYQSDREAVASVLASFDAVFAVIEDHDTEPMRRAVEWAKQEGRLDDVAPELLAQQSLTDEAIDALLAERDQAKKRREFARADQIRKELTEKGIIIEDSKDGVRWKRK, translated from the coding sequence ATGCCTATGCGCCTCTTCAATACACTTTCCGGCCAAGTGGATGAGCTCGTCCCGATGGATGGGAAAGAGCTTCGCATGTACGCATGCGGGCCTACGGTTTATGACTACGGGCATATCGGCAACTTCAGGACTTTTCTTGAGATCGATGTCCTGCGGCGTTTTCTAAAGCTGAGCGGGATGCCGATTCGACACGTCATGAACATCACGGATGTGGATGACAAGATCATTCGTAATGCGGCCGCTGCGGGTGTGCCGATCGGCGAATATACGCCGAAGTATGTGAATGCGTTTTTCGAAGATCTGGACGCACTGGGAGTGGAGCGGCCGGAGATTATTGCTCGCGCGACCGAAGCCATTGATCGGATGGTGGAGCTGATTCAGAAGCTGGCCGAGGTGGGGGCGGCTTATCGAACGGAAGATGGGTCATGGTATTTCCGTCTGAAGGCGTTCCCGGAATACGGAAAGCTGAGCAAGAAGGATTTAAGCGGGATGGAGGACGGTGCCCGCGTGGATGTGGACGAGTACGAGAAGGACTCAGCGCGCGACTTTGCACTGTGGAAAGCCGCGAAGCCCGGCGAGACATCGTGGGACACACCGATTGGGCGCGGTCGGCCGGGCTGGCATATCGAATGCTCGGCTATGTCGATGAAATTTCTGGGCGACAGCTTCGATCTGCATGCCGGCGGCGAAGACCTGATGTTTCCGCATCATGAAAACGAGATTGCCCAGAGCGAGAGTGTGACGCACAAGCCGCTGGCGCATCATTGGATGCACGTGCGTTTTCTGCTGGTGGATGGGCGCAAGATGTCGAAGAGCGAGGGAAATTTCTATACGCTCCGCGACTTGTTGTTGAAGGGTTATAAAGCTTCTGCGATACGTCTGGCTTTGATCTCAGTTCCCTATCGGCATCAGCTTAACTTTACGTTTGATGGACTGGTTGATGCTACTGCCGCGATAGACCGGTTGCGTACATTCAACAGCCGGTTGGTAAAGGGCACGTTTGCGGACGGCGAAAATCCTGAGGTTCAGGCAGCCGCGAAGAAAGCTCATGAAGACTACCTGGCGGCACTGGGCAACGATCTGAACACCGCCGAGGCACGTGCGCCCATTTTTGAATTGGTACGGCTTTCGAACACGGCGATGGACCAGGGGAAGTTTTACCAATCGGATCGCGAGGCGGTGGCATCAGTGCTGGCCAGCTTTGACGCGGTTTTTGCAGTCATCGAAGACCACGATACGGAGCCGATGCGGCGTGCCGTGGAGTGGGCCAAGCAAGAGGGACGCCTCGATGACGTTGCGCCGGAGTTGCTGGCGCAGCAGTCGCTGACGGATGAAGCGATTGACGCGCTGCTTGCGGAACGGGATCAGGCCAAGAAGCGTCGTGAATTTGCGCGCGCCGACCAGATCAGGAAAGAGCTGACGGAAAAAGGAATCATCATCGAAGATTCGAAAGACGGGGTACGCTGGAAGCGGAAATGA
- a CDS encoding methyltransferase domain-containing protein → MEDYVLSLLCDPDTRYALEMAGVNLRNTATGRIYPIRDGIPLFVSTVTGSNLKYQILYDRIAPGYDLAERLYHWFTRKPNYRLDFISELELKPNARVLETSVGTGANLRYLPRDIDFYGVDISWGMLRKCQRNLLQWKRNAHLFQAEAERLPFKVEAFDCVFHVGGINFFTDKTRAIKEMIWVAKPGTKIVIVDETERAIRENYQRTPIVKNSYGPGSEKVKCPIDLVPPEMKEISAREICGGKLYCLTFRKPH, encoded by the coding sequence ATGGAAGATTACGTATTATCTTTGCTTTGCGACCCGGACACGCGCTATGCCCTGGAGATGGCAGGTGTCAACCTGCGCAACACGGCAACCGGCCGCATCTATCCCATACGCGACGGCATTCCCCTCTTTGTCAGCACCGTCACCGGCTCGAATCTCAAGTACCAGATTCTTTACGATCGGATCGCCCCCGGCTATGACCTGGCCGAGCGTCTCTATCACTGGTTCACCCGCAAGCCTAACTATCGTCTTGACTTCATCAGCGAACTTGAACTGAAGCCCAACGCCCGCGTGCTCGAAACCTCCGTAGGAACCGGCGCAAATCTTCGCTACCTGCCCCGCGACATAGATTTCTACGGCGTCGATATCTCCTGGGGGATGCTCCGCAAATGCCAGCGCAACCTTCTCCAGTGGAAACGCAATGCCCATCTTTTCCAGGCAGAAGCCGAGCGTTTGCCGTTCAAGGTTGAAGCCTTTGACTGCGTTTTCCACGTTGGCGGAATCAACTTCTTCACCGACAAGACCCGCGCTATCAAGGAAATGATCTGGGTCGCAAAACCCGGCACCAAAATCGTGATCGTCGACGAAACCGAGAGGGCCATCCGCGAGAACTATCAGCGAACCCCAATCGTGAAGAATAGCTATGGACCAGGCAGCGAAAAAGTAAAATGCCCCATCGACCTCGTCCCCCCGGAGATGAAAGAGATCTCCGCCCGCGAAATCTGCGGCGGCAAACTCTACTGCCTGACCTTCCGCAAGCCACACTGA
- a CDS encoding ABC transporter permease, protein MSWLRRLFARKRLEIDLDKELRFHFESQVADKVRSGASENEARRLTRLEFGGIEQIKEDCRESRGTLWVESMVQDIRYAVRQIRNSPGFSIVAILSLTLGIGANTAIFTLLNAILLRPLPVHNPEELQLFGDGRAQGLTLSIPDGPMDLFSKAFLHDFGQKNTSFSGIAAVDSSPIETKASIGGGAYQTIHINLISGSYFSALGVPAFLGRTIDESDDSASGAGPVAVASYAWFQRHLNGDPAALGKVIRIESHEYTLVGVAKPGFSGITVGRSADLWIPLSMEKGFPRPGGDAIGSKLYQSLYLIGRLKPGVTPAQAGAETNLLFKQIIRGYLGAQPSQKHLDDLAHAIVELTPGARGVCPLRYAFSAPLKILMTIVALVLLIACANIGNMLFARGVGRTREVAVRMALGASRQRIVFQLLTESVVLSVVGAAAGIALAWRASVLLLNMAAPGPDPVPLNLTPDLRVLAFTLGLTVLTALLFGTLPAFRATHLEFTPALKDGRGSSSVSTRGVMARSLIVGQVALSVLLMVVAGLFVRSLIHLYDVDTGFDPHNALIFTLDSSTANLPHGADEIRSVRLQEQIEERVRAIPGVQSDSFAFFAFNDGGWSDQVLFQGVPRTPANGKAVNFNITGNGFFSAMGIPLVEGRTYNSQDLQNSPKVAVINQTMARRFFPNRSAIGQHFGIGETPDHLGEIEVIGVVKDAKYFALSEGSRMAAYFPCSQSLGFFGNFIVRYAPGANRQEIVSRTRAAIAEINSNILVNTVTSLQEQVDRSIATQSLIARLSGFFGILAVLLACIGIYGLLSYSVARRTSELGIRVALGARSLNLLWMVMRECVLLLLVGLAIGVPLALSSTRVLKSLLYDLSPLDPVSISIAIAAVVCMTIAAAWLPARRASRIDPMQALRTE, encoded by the coding sequence ATGAGTTGGCTCCGTAGACTATTCGCGCGCAAACGCTTGGAAATCGATCTCGATAAAGAGCTGCGGTTCCATTTCGAATCGCAAGTTGCCGACAAGGTCCGGTCCGGCGCTTCAGAGAATGAGGCACGCCGGCTCACCCGACTCGAGTTCGGCGGCATCGAGCAGATCAAAGAGGATTGTCGCGAGAGCCGCGGCACGTTGTGGGTCGAATCGATGGTGCAGGACATCCGGTATGCCGTTCGCCAAATCAGGAATTCACCCGGCTTCAGCATTGTTGCCATTCTTTCGTTGACCCTGGGCATCGGCGCCAACACCGCCATCTTCACACTGCTCAATGCCATCCTCCTGCGCCCCTTGCCGGTGCACAATCCCGAGGAACTGCAATTATTCGGCGACGGCAGGGCACAGGGTCTCACGCTCTCGATTCCGGACGGGCCCATGGATTTGTTTTCCAAGGCGTTTCTACACGACTTTGGCCAAAAAAATACCTCATTTTCCGGAATCGCCGCGGTGGACAGCTCTCCCATCGAGACAAAGGCCTCGATTGGAGGCGGAGCTTACCAGACCATCCACATCAATCTGATCTCCGGCAGTTACTTCTCCGCTCTCGGGGTGCCGGCGTTTCTGGGCCGCACGATTGATGAATCCGATGACAGCGCGTCTGGCGCCGGCCCGGTTGCCGTTGCCAGCTACGCGTGGTTCCAGCGCCATCTCAATGGTGACCCCGCCGCGCTCGGCAAAGTCATCCGCATTGAATCACATGAGTACACGCTGGTGGGCGTGGCAAAACCTGGATTCTCGGGAATCACTGTCGGCCGATCCGCCGATCTCTGGATTCCGCTCTCCATGGAAAAGGGCTTCCCACGTCCCGGCGGAGACGCTATCGGGAGCAAGCTCTATCAATCGCTTTATCTAATTGGGAGGCTCAAGCCCGGCGTTACTCCAGCTCAGGCCGGCGCCGAAACCAATCTCCTCTTCAAGCAGATCATTCGCGGCTACCTCGGGGCGCAACCTTCGCAAAAGCACCTCGATGATCTGGCCCACGCGATTGTTGAACTCACCCCGGGAGCCCGCGGAGTCTGCCCTCTGCGCTACGCATTCTCGGCGCCGCTCAAGATCCTTATGACGATCGTCGCCCTGGTGCTTCTAATCGCCTGCGCCAATATCGGCAACATGCTCTTCGCCCGCGGTGTCGGGCGCACGCGCGAAGTGGCCGTGCGCATGGCTCTCGGCGCCTCGCGCCAGCGCATTGTGTTTCAACTGCTTACCGAGTCTGTCGTTCTTTCTGTTGTGGGCGCGGCGGCAGGTATCGCGCTGGCATGGAGAGCCAGCGTTCTGCTGCTCAACATGGCTGCGCCCGGCCCCGATCCTGTGCCCCTGAATCTCACGCCCGATTTGCGCGTCCTTGCCTTTACGCTCGGACTCACCGTTCTCACCGCGCTTCTCTTCGGCACCCTTCCGGCATTCCGCGCCACCCATCTCGAGTTCACGCCCGCTCTCAAAGATGGCCGTGGCAGCTCTTCTGTATCCACACGCGGCGTCATGGCTCGCTCGCTCATCGTCGGCCAGGTCGCGCTTTCCGTTTTGCTCATGGTGGTCGCCGGACTCTTCGTTCGCAGCCTCATTCACCTCTATGACGTCGATACCGGCTTTGACCCGCATAACGCGCTCATCTTCACTCTCGACTCCAGCACAGCCAATCTCCCTCACGGCGCTGACGAAATCCGCTCGGTCCGTTTGCAGGAGCAAATCGAAGAACGCGTGCGCGCCATCCCCGGGGTCCAGTCTGACAGCTTCGCCTTCTTTGCTTTTAATGACGGCGGATGGTCGGATCAAGTCCTTTTCCAAGGCGTTCCACGAACACCCGCAAACGGCAAAGCAGTCAATTTCAATATCACCGGCAACGGATTCTTCTCCGCCATGGGCATTCCTCTGGTTGAAGGCCGGACCTATAACTCGCAAGACCTGCAGAATTCACCCAAGGTCGCCGTCATCAACCAGACCATGGCGCGCCGCTTCTTCCCGAACCGCTCGGCCATCGGTCAGCACTTCGGCATCGGAGAAACGCCCGACCATCTCGGCGAAATCGAAGTCATCGGCGTGGTCAAGGACGCCAAGTACTTCGCCCTCAGCGAAGGCTCACGGATGGCCGCCTACTTTCCCTGCAGCCAAAGCCTCGGCTTCTTCGGCAACTTCATCGTGCGCTATGCTCCCGGCGCAAACCGCCAGGAGATCGTCTCGCGAACCCGCGCGGCCATCGCCGAGATCAACTCCAATATCCTCGTCAATACCGTAACCAGCCTCCAGGAGCAGGTTGACCGCTCGATCGCCACACAATCGCTGATCGCCCGGCTCTCCGGCTTCTTCGGAATTCTGGCCGTCTTACTCGCCTGCATCGGAATCTACGGCTTGCTTTCCTACTCAGTGGCTCGGCGCACCAGCGAGTTGGGCATCCGTGTCGCCCTAGGAGCACGGTCGCTCAATCTGCTCTGGATGGTGATGCGCGAGTGCGTTCTACTGCTGCTTGTGGGACTCGCCATTGGAGTTCCCCTTGCGCTCAGCTCAACGCGCGTCCTCAAGAGCCTGCTCTACGACCTCAGCCCGCTCGATCCGGTCTCCATCTCCATTGCCATAGCAGCCGTCGTTTGCATGACCATTGCCGCTGCCTGGTTGCCTGCACGCCGCGCCAGCAGGATTGATCCAATGCAGGCTTTGCGAACGGAATGA
- a CDS encoding PadR family transcriptional regulator, with translation MKKTESRFDLPQGTLDLLILRVVALGPIHGYAIAQRIQQISREALQVQQGSLYPALHRLEYKKFLAANWQATETGREAKFYELTAKGRAHLRTETENWKRLTDLVDLIFRGTVEEIS, from the coding sequence ATGAAGAAGACTGAAAGCAGATTTGATCTCCCGCAGGGCACCCTCGATCTCCTGATCCTGAGGGTTGTTGCGCTAGGCCCGATTCATGGCTATGCCATCGCGCAGAGAATTCAGCAAATATCTCGCGAGGCTCTGCAGGTGCAGCAGGGATCGCTGTATCCAGCCCTTCATCGCTTGGAATACAAAAAGTTCCTGGCCGCTAATTGGCAAGCGACTGAGACCGGACGGGAAGCCAAGTTCTACGAACTCACCGCAAAGGGCCGAGCTCATCTTAGGACCGAAACCGAGAACTGGAAACGCCTCACCGACCTGGTCGACCTCATTTTCAGAGGCACTGTGGAGGAAATCTCATGA
- a CDS encoding DUF1801 domain-containing protein has translation MTVQKQIKDYIAAQPEPKRGEMRELHSMIVALMPGCKLWFLDGKDEKGKIVSNPNIGYGSQTSEYANGKTREFYQIGVSANTTGISVYVMGIENKKYLAQTYGRNLGKASVSGYCIKFKTLADIKVDVLKAAIQYGIGQTSIQD, from the coding sequence ATGACGGTGCAGAAACAAATCAAGGATTACATTGCTGCTCAGCCGGAGCCAAAACGTGGCGAAATGCGAGAGCTGCATAGCATGATTGTGGCGTTGATGCCAGGCTGTAAGTTGTGGTTCTTAGATGGAAAAGACGAGAAAGGAAAGATCGTTTCCAACCCAAACATCGGCTATGGATCTCAAACTAGTGAATATGCCAATGGAAAAACCAGGGAGTTCTATCAAATCGGCGTCAGTGCTAATACAACAGGCATTTCCGTCTACGTTATGGGAATAGAGAACAAGAAGTATCTGGCCCAGACATACGGGCGGAATCTCGGCAAAGCAAGCGTTTCAGGGTATTGCATCAAATTCAAGACATTAGCAGACATAAAAGTCGACGTTCTCAAAGCAGCAATACAGTATGGGATCGGTCAGACAAGCATTCAAGATTGA
- the tsaD gene encoding tRNA (adenosine(37)-N6)-threonylcarbamoyltransferase complex transferase subunit TsaD, producing MPSGLILGIESSCDETAAAVVERGAKTLSSVVASQIATHLRYGGVVPELASREHLRAIVPVVRAALAEAHVTLTDLDAIAVTSGPGLAGALLVGITYAKALAFAQGLPLIAVNHLEGHIHAVLLQERQALALQNQRAALPLDEQALALVVSGGHTHLFLAEPADGMWHYSVVGRTLDDAAGEAYDKVAKLLGLGYPGGPWIDALARFGDPHAVPFAFAQIKTKAHLEGKAPRTKAAKTAPIAALDPHFLFSFSGIKTAVLRYVELHGLRDEATARVPRMLAAGRPPQTKEAALALCPQPTLDLIASFQHAVIGDLMKKTFAAAESLDAQRILVTGGVAANRELRERFVAEASRRGLQIAFPTLALSTDNAAMIAAAAWPRFTAGEFAATDLSAEPALALGN from the coding sequence ATGCCCAGCGGCCTCATCCTCGGTATTGAATCGTCTTGTGATGAGACAGCCGCGGCAGTGGTTGAACGTGGGGCGAAGACGCTGTCGTCGGTTGTTGCCTCGCAGATCGCGACCCATCTTCGCTATGGGGGCGTTGTGCCGGAGTTGGCTAGCCGGGAGCATTTGCGGGCTATTGTGCCGGTGGTTCGCGCTGCGCTTGCCGAGGCTCACGTCACGCTCACCGATCTGGATGCGATTGCCGTAACTTCGGGGCCGGGACTCGCGGGAGCCTTGCTGGTCGGCATTACTTATGCCAAAGCTTTGGCGTTCGCCCAGGGGCTTCCGCTGATTGCTGTGAATCATCTCGAAGGTCACATTCATGCAGTGCTGCTGCAGGAGAGGCAAGCGCTTGCCTTGCAGAACCAACGCGCAGCGCTTCCGTTGGATGAACAAGCGCTGGCTCTGGTGGTTTCCGGAGGGCATACGCATCTTTTTCTCGCGGAGCCCGCGGACGGGATGTGGCATTACTCGGTGGTCGGCCGAACCCTGGATGATGCGGCTGGGGAGGCTTACGACAAAGTTGCGAAACTGCTTGGGCTCGGATATCCCGGTGGGCCGTGGATCGATGCGCTGGCTCGATTTGGCGATCCGCATGCCGTACCGTTTGCGTTTGCGCAGATTAAAACTAAGGCGCACCTCGAGGGAAAGGCGCCGCGCACTAAAGCAGCAAAAACTGCGCCGATCGCTGCACTCGATCCGCACTTTTTGTTTTCGTTTTCGGGAATCAAGACTGCGGTTCTGCGCTATGTGGAGTTGCACGGATTGCGCGATGAAGCGACGGCACGGGTACCGCGAATGCTCGCTGCAGGACGCCCCCCGCAGACGAAAGAAGCAGCTCTCGCATTGTGTCCGCAACCGACCCTGGATTTGATAGCCAGCTTTCAGCATGCGGTGATCGGCGACCTGATGAAGAAGACTTTCGCAGCAGCAGAGTCGCTGGATGCCCAGCGCATTCTCGTCACGGGTGGCGTGGCGGCGAACCGTGAGCTGCGTGAGCGCTTTGTCGCTGAAGCATCGCGCCGCGGCCTGCAAATTGCGTTCCCTACCCTCGCGCTTTCGACCGATAACGCCGCCATGATCGCAGCCGCGGCATGGCCACGATTTACGGCAGGCGAATTTGCGGCGACGGATCTTTCAGCAGAGCCCGCGCTCGCCCTCGGCAACTAG
- a CDS encoding CCA tRNA nucleotidyltransferase yields MLPDSPQFGAALNILKVLRAEGYEAYLAGGCVRDLLLGREPEDYDVATSATPDVVLQMFPRTFAVGAHFGVVLVADGSPQIDSEGSRGEKPVTEVATFRSDGVYSDGRHPDEVRYTKTAEEDVQRRDFTINGLLLDPLRNPGDMRSEVIDYVGGLDDLDAGIIRAIGRPEKRFEEDQLRLLRAVRFAARFGFKIEPSTVAAIRKLAARIHAVSRERIREELTKMLTEGHARRAFELLDETDLLVQVLPEISRMKGVVQPPQYHPEGDVWIHTLMLLEQLESGCALTLAWGALLHDVGKPATFREAPDRIRFDGHVEVGVAIGAEICRRFRFSNEETHQILALIDNHMRFADAPRMKASTLKRFFRLNNFPEHLALHRMDCLAAHRNLELWNFVRERYESTPEDVVRPKPLVTGRELIAAGYTPGSAFKEMLQEVEDAQLEGSIQTTEEALAFLRQRFQPAV; encoded by the coding sequence ATGTTGCCGGACTCGCCCCAATTCGGAGCAGCCCTTAATATCCTCAAGGTTTTGCGCGCCGAGGGATATGAAGCGTACCTTGCCGGCGGATGCGTTCGCGACCTGCTGCTCGGTCGCGAACCAGAAGACTATGACGTAGCCACCTCCGCAACTCCAGACGTGGTCCTGCAAATGTTCCCTCGCACCTTCGCCGTAGGCGCGCACTTCGGCGTGGTGCTGGTTGCTGATGGATCGCCACAGATCGACTCCGAAGGATCACGGGGCGAGAAGCCTGTCACTGAGGTGGCGACCTTCCGCTCCGACGGCGTTTATTCCGACGGTCGCCATCCCGATGAAGTTCGCTACACCAAAACGGCCGAAGAAGACGTGCAACGTCGCGACTTCACCATCAACGGTTTGCTCCTTGACCCTTTGCGTAACCCAGGAGACATGCGTTCGGAAGTCATCGACTACGTCGGAGGCCTTGACGATCTCGACGCAGGCATCATCCGCGCCATCGGCCGTCCTGAGAAGCGCTTCGAAGAAGACCAGCTTCGCCTACTGCGCGCGGTCCGCTTCGCCGCGCGCTTCGGATTCAAAATCGAACCATCTACGGTCGCAGCCATTCGCAAACTTGCGGCCCGCATCCACGCCGTAAGCCGCGAGCGTATTCGCGAAGAGTTGACCAAGATGCTGACCGAGGGCCACGCTCGCCGTGCCTTCGAACTACTCGATGAAACCGATCTCCTCGTCCAGGTTCTTCCAGAAATCTCAAGAATGAAGGGCGTCGTGCAGCCCCCGCAGTACCACCCCGAGGGCGACGTATGGATCCACACCCTGATGCTGCTTGAGCAACTTGAATCAGGCTGCGCATTGACGCTAGCCTGGGGTGCGCTTCTTCACGACGTTGGCAAGCCCGCAACCTTTCGCGAAGCGCCCGACCGCATTCGTTTTGACGGCCACGTTGAAGTAGGCGTTGCCATCGGTGCCGAAATCTGCCGGCGCTTTCGCTTCTCCAACGAAGAGACACACCAGATCCTCGCGCTCATCGATAACCACATGCGCTTCGCCGACGCGCCGCGCATGAAGGCTTCAACGCTCAAGAGATTCTTTCGCCTGAACAATTTTCCCGAACACCTCGCGCTCCATCGCATGGATTGCCTTGCCGCGCACCGCAATCTCGAACTCTGGAACTTCGTCCGCGAGCGCTACGAATCAACTCCGGAAGATGTGGTTCGTCCCAAGCCCCTGGTCACGGGCCGTGAATTGATAGCTGCCGGTTATACGCCGGGCTCGGCATTCAAAGAGATGTTGCAAGAAGTTGAAGATGCACAGCTGGAGGGCTCAATTCAAACTACTGAAGAGGCTCTTGCTTTCCTGCGGCAACGATTCCAGCCTGCCGTGTGA
- a CDS encoding VWA domain-containing protein gives MGPCNGRLFAVVFLILFPIPVLTAESRQDVSEGPSLKVTSTLVTLDVTVFDKNGQPVVSGLSKDDFKITENKQPQRTFSFEPAQLHISDARASSLKGNSPKDNRDDRIPLTVFVLDRLNSTVDEFAQLREAVRTFLSRQEDQLSSPTEMLVIGNDSLEMVQGFTRSRDDLLFALDHVETVLPFKLMHSDFDGERAHQSIDALEQIAVQNKGLPGRKNVIWVGPGGPNLDRAAYGTVLDSWQPYIHAAVNLLVNARVSLFVIYPGMKTSSQLIAADSPGAAAENFSSSRDHDIGNNNPHTGDINFPLFSRETGGALFYDRNDLDQEIVKSTEIGTHYYTLTYQPSDKSADGKFREIHVTLRDPNLRAVTKSGYFATDRRTPVDPQQVLQMNVIEAARSTIPFETLKLHISDVLRRPESHMAQFIVHVMPRNLGWLPTPDGKKTANRVLAVISLSDKREILASKLEKMTLHSAANDPNSLSEEVLVRLTALVPPKTHEIRIVLESVDEGRMGTADLGRKTIDAAPARPPSNGSPGAGS, from the coding sequence ATGGGCCCCTGCAACGGTCGATTATTTGCTGTTGTTTTCCTGATCTTGTTCCCCATTCCGGTATTGACGGCAGAAAGCCGGCAGGATGTCTCGGAGGGTCCATCTCTGAAAGTAACATCGACCTTGGTCACACTCGATGTCACGGTCTTTGACAAGAATGGGCAGCCGGTTGTGAGTGGGCTTTCGAAGGACGACTTCAAAATCACTGAGAACAAGCAGCCGCAACGCACATTTTCTTTCGAACCGGCGCAGCTTCACATCTCCGATGCGAGGGCAAGCAGCCTTAAAGGGAATAGCCCAAAAGACAATCGCGACGACCGGATTCCTCTTACAGTTTTTGTCCTCGACAGGTTGAACTCAACAGTTGACGAGTTTGCGCAGCTACGCGAGGCAGTCCGCACGTTCCTGTCTCGCCAGGAAGATCAGCTGAGTTCCCCTACCGAAATGTTGGTCATTGGAAATGATTCGCTGGAGATGGTGCAGGGTTTCACGCGCAGCCGCGACGATCTGCTCTTCGCGTTGGATCATGTGGAGACAGTGCTCCCCTTCAAACTCATGCACAGCGACTTCGACGGCGAGCGCGCGCATCAATCCATAGACGCCCTTGAACAAATCGCCGTGCAAAACAAGGGCCTGCCGGGCCGCAAAAATGTGATCTGGGTTGGTCCCGGTGGTCCAAATCTTGACCGTGCCGCCTATGGCACCGTGCTGGATTCTTGGCAGCCGTACATTCATGCTGCTGTCAACTTGCTGGTGAATGCACGCGTCAGCCTCTTTGTGATTTATCCGGGAATGAAAACCTCATCCCAGCTAATTGCGGCTGATTCTCCCGGTGCTGCAGCAGAGAACTTCAGTAGCTCCCGCGACCACGACATCGGTAACAACAATCCGCACACTGGAGATATCAACTTTCCGCTATTTTCGCGAGAGACGGGAGGCGCTCTCTTTTACGATCGAAACGATCTTGATCAGGAGATAGTAAAGTCCACCGAAATCGGTACCCATTACTACACGTTGACGTACCAACCGAGCGATAAATCTGCGGATGGCAAATTTCGTGAGATTCATGTTACTTTGCGCGATCCGAACCTCCGTGCCGTTACAAAGAGCGGATATTTCGCCACGGATCGCCGCACGCCCGTCGATCCTCAGCAAGTGCTGCAGATGAACGTTATTGAGGCGGCGCGTTCGACGATTCCCTTCGAGACCCTGAAGTTGCACATATCCGATGTACTCCGTCGACCCGAATCGCACATGGCTCAATTCATCGTCCATGTAATGCCCAGGAATCTTGGCTGGCTGCCAACTCCTGACGGGAAGAAGACGGCAAACCGCGTGCTCGCGGTTATCAGCCTTTCGGATAAGAGGGAGATCCTTGCATCGAAGCTCGAAAAGATGACCTTACACTCTGCCGCGAATGATCCAAATTCTCTCTCTGAAGAAGTGCTAGTCCGGCTGACAGCGCTTGTTCCGCCGAAGACTCACGAGATTCGCATTGTGCTGGAGAGTGTGGATGAGGGGCGCATGGGAACCGCCGATCTGGGCCGGAAGACAATCGATGCCGCACCTGCGAGGCCGCCTTCCAATGGCTCACCAGGCGCGGGTTCCTAA